One stretch of Rhizobium rhizoryzae DNA includes these proteins:
- the guaA gene encoding glutamine-hydrolyzing GMP synthase yields MTQIAHHDRLLIIDFGSQVTQLIARRLRELNVYCEIHPYQNVTDAFLADFKPRAVIFSGGPDSVTREGSPRPPQSVYTLGVPVLGICYGQQVMMQDLGGQVEGGKISGGGGTAEFGRAYVTPADQTDPFLNGWFAEGREQVWMSHGDHVSRIAPGFEVYGTSPNAPFAITADPKRHFYAVQFHPEVHHTPNGKTLYENFVKLAGFEGDWTMGAYRAEAIAKIRAQVGDKKVICGLSGGVDSSVAAVLIHEAIGEQLTCVFVDHGLLRQDEAQEVVTMFRDNYNIPLIHADEQDLFLGELEGVTDPEVKRKTIGRLFIDVFQKHANTIEGAEFLAQGTLYPDVIESVSFSGGPSVTIKSHHNVGGLPEKMGLKLVEPLRELFKDEVRALGRELGLPEKFIGRHPFPGPGLAIRCPGEITRAKLEILRKADAVYIDQIRKHGLYDEIWQAFVAILPVRTVGVMGDGRTYDYACALRAVTSVDGMTADYYPFTHEFLGETATRIINEVEGINRVTYDITSKPPGTIEWE; encoded by the coding sequence ATGACCCAGATAGCCCATCACGACCGCCTCCTCATCATCGATTTTGGCTCCCAGGTGACGCAGCTTATCGCGCGTCGGCTGCGCGAACTGAACGTCTATTGCGAAATCCATCCCTATCAGAACGTCACCGACGCCTTTCTGGCTGACTTCAAGCCGCGTGCAGTGATCTTCTCCGGTGGACCGGATTCGGTGACGCGCGAGGGTTCGCCGCGTCCGCCGCAGTCGGTCTACACGCTGGGCGTTCCGGTTCTCGGCATCTGCTATGGACAGCAGGTCATGATGCAGGATCTCGGCGGCCAGGTTGAAGGCGGAAAGATTTCCGGCGGCGGCGGCACAGCAGAATTCGGCCGCGCCTATGTGACGCCAGCCGACCAGACCGATCCGTTTCTCAACGGCTGGTTTGCGGAAGGCCGCGAGCAGGTGTGGATGAGCCATGGCGACCATGTGAGCCGCATCGCTCCCGGTTTCGAGGTTTATGGCACGTCGCCCAATGCGCCTTTCGCGATCACTGCCGATCCGAAGCGGCATTTCTACGCCGTGCAGTTCCACCCGGAAGTGCATCATACGCCAAACGGCAAGACGCTGTATGAGAACTTCGTCAAGCTGGCGGGCTTCGAGGGCGACTGGACCATGGGCGCCTATCGCGCCGAGGCCATCGCCAAGATCCGGGCTCAGGTAGGTGACAAAAAGGTTATCTGCGGTCTTTCCGGTGGCGTCGATAGTTCGGTTGCTGCGGTTCTTATCCATGAGGCAATCGGCGAACAGCTGACCTGCGTTTTCGTGGATCATGGCCTGCTGCGTCAGGATGAGGCCCAAGAGGTCGTCACCATGTTCCGGGACAACTACAATATCCCGCTGATCCATGCGGACGAACAGGACCTGTTTCTGGGCGAGTTGGAAGGCGTGACCGATCCGGAGGTGAAGCGGAAGACCATCGGTCGTCTCTTCATCGATGTGTTCCAGAAGCACGCGAACACCATCGAGGGTGCCGAATTCCTCGCTCAGGGCACGCTCTATCCGGACGTGATCGAAAGCGTATCCTTCTCGGGTGGCCCATCCGTCACGATCAAGAGCCACCACAATGTAGGCGGCCTGCCGGAAAAGATGGGTCTGAAGCTGGTCGAGCCGCTTCGCGAACTCTTCAAGGACGAAGTGCGTGCGCTGGGCCGCGAGCTTGGGCTGCCGGAGAAGTTCATCGGCCGCCATCCCTTCCCCGGTCCCGGCCTTGCGATCCGCTGCCCCGGCGAAATTACCCGAGCCAAGCTGGAAATCCTGCGCAAGGCCGATGCGGTCTATATCGACCAGATCCGCAAGCACGGTCTTTATGACGAGATCTGGCAGGCTTTCGTGGCGATCCTTCCGGTGCGCACGGTGGGCGTGATGGGCGACGGACGTACCTATGACTATGCCTGCGCTCTGCGCGCCGTGACCTCGGTCGATGGTATGACAGCGGATTATTATCCCTTCACGCATGAATTCCTTGGTGAGACGGCAACCCGCATCATCAACGAAGTCGAGGGCATCAACCGCGTGACCTATGACATTACCTCGAAGCCTCCGGGCACGATCGAGTGGGAATGA
- a CDS encoding beta-ketoacyl-ACP synthase III, with amino-acid sequence MAGFGHYVPERRVENAELEAHFNIETGWIERRTGIRARHWTMPGDRLTDMAAKAGAMALHQSGLDRRDIGMVLLATSTPDHLLPPSAPLLAHRLELKQSGAVDLAGACSGFIQALVLADGFVRTQAKPVLVVAANILSRRINWQERASAILFADAAGAVVLSPSTQPGRGLLSSELVSDGSNYELIGIAAGGSVQPFEMAMDLEETRMSMRDGRKVFSLAVEMMGDCATKALTSANLSPSSIDRFIPHQANSRIIDALEERLELDTDLSIRTLGEYGNSSAATIPLSLSIANAQAQFKGGETLLMTAAGAGMSGGAVVWRM; translated from the coding sequence ATGGCTGGCTTCGGTCATTACGTGCCCGAGCGCCGCGTGGAGAATGCGGAACTGGAAGCTCATTTCAATATCGAGACTGGCTGGATCGAGAGGCGAACCGGAATCCGCGCAAGGCATTGGACAATGCCTGGGGATCGATTGACGGATATGGCTGCCAAGGCCGGGGCCATGGCGCTGCATCAGTCAGGGCTAGATCGGCGAGATATTGGCATGGTGCTGCTGGCCACCTCCACGCCGGATCATCTCCTGCCTCCGTCAGCGCCGCTTCTGGCTCATCGTCTGGAATTGAAACAATCAGGTGCGGTGGATCTCGCTGGCGCCTGTTCCGGCTTTATCCAGGCACTCGTTCTGGCTGACGGATTTGTGCGAACGCAGGCAAAGCCGGTACTCGTCGTTGCCGCCAATATTCTGAGCCGCCGCATCAACTGGCAGGAGCGGGCAAGCGCAATTTTGTTTGCTGATGCGGCGGGTGCTGTGGTTCTGTCACCCTCGACGCAGCCGGGTCGTGGTCTGCTCAGCTCGGAACTCGTTTCCGACGGGTCAAATTACGAGCTGATCGGCATTGCCGCGGGCGGATCTGTCCAGCCCTTTGAAATGGCGATGGATCTGGAGGAAACGCGGATGTCGATGCGTGATGGCCGCAAGGTCTTTTCGCTGGCGGTCGAGATGATGGGAGATTGCGCGACAAAGGCGCTGACAAGCGCGAACCTGTCACCCTCCTCCATTGATCGTTTCATCCCGCATCAGGCCAACAGTCGTATCATCGATGCGCTGGAGGAGCGACTTGAGTTGGATACAGATCTCTCCATCCGAACGCTCGGTGAGTATGGCAATTCATCCGCCGCCACCATTCCGCTTTCGCTTTCTATTGCGAATGCACAAGCTCAGTTCAAAGGCGGCGAAACGCTGCTGATGACGGCCGCAGGTGCGGGCATGTCCGGCGGCGCCGTTGTCTGGCGCATGTGA
- a CDS encoding adenosylmethionine--8-amino-7-oxononanoate transaminase, with protein MTSPVWHPFTQHALEPTLQKIAATDGAYLIEESGRRVLDAISSWWVITHGHRHPLIMQAIRHALDRYDQIIFAEYSHEPAEDLARGLVKLAPAGLNHVFYSDSGSTAVEVALKMALGTFHNRGLTRSRIVVMEHSYHGDTIGTMSTGERGVFNAAYEPLLFGVDTIPFPDPGEEQQTLDALEHLCSSGQTAALLIEPLVLGAGGMKIYAPQLLVQFREITKRHDVLLIADEVMTGWGRTGTVLACEQASVAPDILCLSKGITGGALPLAATLATSEIFEAHYSTERRKTFFHSSSYTANPIACAAAVANLDVWCNEPVLDRIGKIETLHRERLRRFENNADVADIRQIGTIAVVELAVPASGYLSDVGPKLRRFFRERGVLIRPLGNVVYLMSPYCVTEADLNLAYDAISEGIDQLARGAL; from the coding sequence ATGACATCGCCCGTCTGGCATCCCTTTACGCAACACGCGCTCGAACCAACCCTCCAGAAGATAGCCGCCACCGACGGAGCCTACCTCATCGAGGAAAGCGGCAGGCGCGTGCTGGATGCGATCTCCTCCTGGTGGGTCATCACCCATGGTCACCGGCATCCGCTGATCATGCAGGCAATCCGCCACGCGCTCGACCGATATGACCAGATCATCTTCGCCGAGTACAGCCATGAACCGGCGGAGGATTTGGCAAGGGGACTGGTAAAGCTCGCACCGGCGGGCCTGAACCACGTGTTTTACTCCGATAGCGGATCAACGGCGGTCGAGGTGGCGCTGAAGATGGCGCTCGGCACCTTCCACAATCGAGGCCTGACGCGGTCCCGCATTGTGGTGATGGAGCACAGCTATCACGGCGATACGATCGGCACGATGTCGACCGGAGAACGTGGCGTGTTCAACGCCGCCTACGAGCCCTTGCTGTTCGGCGTCGATACGATCCCGTTTCCCGATCCAGGCGAGGAGCAGCAGACGCTGGATGCCCTGGAACACCTTTGCAGTTCGGGTCAGACCGCGGCGCTCCTCATCGAGCCGCTTGTGCTGGGTGCAGGCGGCATGAAGATTTACGCGCCGCAACTTCTCGTCCAGTTTCGAGAGATTACCAAGCGTCACGACGTATTGCTGATTGCGGATGAGGTGATGACCGGCTGGGGGCGAACAGGCACAGTGCTGGCCTGCGAACAGGCGAGCGTTGCGCCGGACATCTTATGTCTGTCCAAGGGCATCACGGGCGGTGCATTGCCACTGGCTGCCACATTGGCGACATCGGAGATCTTCGAGGCGCATTACTCGACAGAGCGCCGGAAGACCTTCTTCCACTCCTCGTCCTATACGGCCAACCCGATCGCCTGTGCGGCGGCGGTCGCCAATCTGGATGTTTGGTGCAATGAACCGGTTCTGGACCGGATCGGAAAAATCGAGACCCTGCATCGCGAGAGGCTGCGACGTTTCGAAAACAATGCAGACGTTGCTGATATTCGCCAGATTGGAACCATTGCCGTTGTCGAACTGGCTGTTCCGGCGAGCGGTTACCTCTCCGATGTGGGGCCAAAACTTCGGCGCTTCTTCCGTGAGCGCGGCGTACTTATTCGACCGCTCGGCAATGTCGTCTATCTGATGTCACCTTATTGCGTGACGGAGGCGGATCTGAACCTCGCCTATGATGCAATTTCGGAAGGCATCGATCAGCTTGCTAGAGGTGCACTGTGA
- the bioD gene encoding dethiobiotin synthase produces MSKTFVVTGTDTGIGKTVFSAALVQALDAHYWKPVQSGLEEETDSELVARLAGAEPVRILPEAWKLKTPASPHLAAQIDGVEIDPLALVPPQLERPLVIEGAGGLLVPLTRRITYADVFARWQLPTILCARTALGTINHTLLSLEAMRVRRIPVLGVVFIGDEVRDSQAIISELGMVRVLGRLPKLDRLDTETLRQAFSAHFDMDDFVGEKA; encoded by the coding sequence ATGAGCAAAACCTTCGTCGTAACCGGTACCGATACCGGCATTGGGAAAACCGTATTCTCAGCAGCGCTCGTACAGGCGCTGGATGCCCATTACTGGAAGCCGGTGCAGAGCGGGCTGGAGGAGGAAACCGATAGCGAACTGGTCGCGCGTCTTGCCGGGGCCGAACCGGTTCGAATCCTACCGGAGGCGTGGAAGCTGAAGACGCCTGCCTCTCCCCATCTGGCCGCGCAGATAGATGGTGTCGAGATCGATCCGCTCGCGCTTGTTCCGCCGCAGCTTGAAAGGCCATTGGTGATCGAAGGGGCGGGCGGGCTTCTGGTGCCGTTGACCCGACGCATCACCTATGCGGATGTCTTCGCCCGCTGGCAGTTGCCGACCATACTTTGCGCCCGAACGGCGCTCGGCACCATCAATCACACACTTCTGTCTCTGGAAGCCATGCGGGTGCGAAGGATCCCGGTCCTCGGTGTAGTCTTCATCGGCGATGAGGTTCGCGACAGCCAGGCAATCATTTCCGAACTGGGGATGGTCAGGGTTCTCGGGCGTCTGCCCAAGCTCGACAGACTGGACACTGAGACATTGCGGCAAGCCTTCAGCGCCCACTTTGATATGGATGACTTTGTGGGAGAAAAGGCATGA
- a CDS encoding 8-amino-7-oxononanoate synthase, with product MATITNAFEDKLDALASRGRLRRLNLPAGADFSSNDYLGLARSPELAARMIDALHRGVATGSGGSRLLRGHHEEHEALEEEAARFFGSGRMLYFGGGFSANVAILSTLPQPGDLILHDMLVHASAHDGMRASRADVRGVAHNEAAAFEDAIRLWRKEGGKGHPWIVVESLYSMDGDIAPLADLAEIADRHDAFLVIDEAHATGVHGPDGRGLAAELEGRENVITLHTCGKALGAFGGLVGASRTLCDFLINRARPFIYATAPPPLQALAVLEALTLVQSRPERRTALQDLASFANRRIGERLGIATSRTQIIPIHLGEDAKAVRVAERLQSAGFDIRAIRPPTVPARTARLRITITLNVDQGTIERMVDQLAHILEDER from the coding sequence ATGGCGACGATCACTAACGCTTTTGAGGATAAACTGGATGCTCTGGCATCAAGGGGTCGTCTGCGCCGACTGAACCTTCCCGCAGGGGCAGATTTCAGTTCCAACGACTATCTCGGCCTTGCCCGCTCCCCTGAGCTAGCTGCCCGAATGATCGACGCTTTGCATAGGGGCGTTGCAACAGGCTCGGGAGGGTCGCGCCTCTTGCGCGGACATCATGAAGAACACGAGGCATTGGAGGAAGAGGCTGCCCGCTTTTTCGGCTCAGGGCGGATGCTGTACTTTGGCGGTGGCTTCAGTGCCAATGTCGCCATCCTGTCCACGCTTCCGCAGCCTGGCGATCTGATCCTTCATGACATGCTGGTCCACGCCAGTGCGCACGACGGCATGCGGGCAAGTCGCGCCGATGTTCGAGGTGTTGCACATAATGAAGCTGCGGCGTTCGAAGACGCAATCCGGCTTTGGAGAAAGGAAGGCGGCAAGGGGCATCCCTGGATTGTCGTTGAAAGTCTCTATTCCATGGATGGCGATATCGCTCCGCTGGCCGATCTCGCGGAGATCGCGGATCGCCACGATGCCTTTCTGGTGATCGATGAAGCCCATGCGACGGGTGTGCACGGGCCGGATGGTCGTGGGCTTGCAGCGGAGCTGGAGGGAAGAGAGAACGTCATCACACTGCACACCTGCGGCAAGGCACTGGGTGCGTTCGGCGGTCTGGTCGGTGCCAGCCGCACACTTTGCGACTTCCTGATCAACCGCGCCCGTCCATTCATCTACGCCACGGCCCCTCCGCCATTGCAGGCACTTGCAGTGCTGGAGGCGCTGACGCTCGTCCAGTCGCGGCCGGAGCGCCGGACGGCACTTCAGGATCTTGCAAGCTTTGCGAACCGGCGGATTGGCGAGCGCCTCGGTATTGCGACCAGTAGAACCCAGATCATTCCCATTCACCTTGGGGAGGATGCCAAGGCTGTTCGAGTGGCGGAGCGGCTTCAATCGGCGGGATTTGATATTCGCGCCATTCGCCCGCCAACGGTGCCAGCGCGCACGGCGCGGCTGCGCATCACCATTACCCTCAACGTCGACCAGGGGACGATTGAACGAATGGTCGATCAACTGGCACACATTCTGGAAGACGAGAGATGA
- a CDS encoding glycoside hydrolase family 43 protein codes for MIRNPILPGFNPDPSICRLGDDYYIATSTFEWYPGVQIHHSRDLVNWTLVRRPLERKSQLDMRGNPDSCGIWAPCLSHADGLFWLVYTDVKRLDGNFKDAHNYIVTSPTIEGDWSDPVYVNSSGFDPSLFHDDDGRKWFLNMQWNHRTESYGGAPKHPAFDGILLQEWDAQTQSLKGPIKNIFAGSPLGLVEGPHLFKRNGWYYLTTAEGGTGYDHAVTMARSRQIDGPYEMHPDVHLITSKDAPDAVLQRAGHGQYVETPDGEAYHTHLCGRPMAPKRRCTLGRETALQKCVWRDDWLYLAHGSAVPAVHVPAPKDVEPLKQPVRIDYSFDQPELPKDFQWLRTPEPARIFSLTERSGALRLIGRESIGSWFEQALVARRQEHHSFRAETVLEFEPETYQQAAGLTHYYNRHKFHALVVTWHEKLGRVVTIFSCPGDFPHARMQFPIESGVALPEGPVHLAMEIRENDLQFFYRFSQEADWTPIGPLLDAGVVSDEGGRGEHGSFTGAFAGMFAFDVTGRAKTADFLSFSYECI; via the coding sequence ATGATTCGCAATCCCATCCTGCCCGGTTTCAACCCGGACCCCTCCATCTGCCGGTTGGGTGACGACTATTACATCGCGACCTCGACCTTCGAATGGTATCCGGGCGTGCAGATCCACCATTCCCGCGATCTGGTGAACTGGACGCTGGTGCGCCGCCCGCTGGAGCGCAAAAGCCAGCTGGATATGCGTGGCAACCCGGATAGCTGTGGCATCTGGGCGCCGTGCCTTTCCCATGCCGATGGTCTGTTCTGGCTGGTCTATACCGACGTGAAGCGGCTGGATGGTAATTTCAAGGATGCCCACAATTACATCGTGACCTCACCGACGATCGAAGGCGACTGGTCGGATCCTGTCTATGTGAACTCCTCCGGTTTCGATCCGTCGCTCTTTCACGATGATGACGGGCGCAAGTGGTTCCTGAACATGCAATGGAACCACCGCACCGAAAGCTATGGTGGTGCGCCCAAACATCCGGCCTTCGATGGCATCCTCCTGCAGGAATGGGATGCGCAGACGCAAAGCCTGAAAGGGCCGATCAAGAACATCTTTGCCGGCAGTCCTCTGGGTCTGGTCGAAGGACCCCACCTCTTCAAGCGCAATGGCTGGTACTATCTCACCACCGCGGAAGGCGGCACCGGCTATGACCATGCGGTGACCATGGCGCGCTCCAGGCAGATCGATGGCCCCTATGAGATGCATCCGGATGTGCATCTCATCACCTCCAAGGATGCGCCGGACGCCGTGCTTCAGCGAGCCGGGCATGGCCAATATGTCGAGACACCGGATGGTGAGGCCTATCACACGCATCTCTGCGGACGCCCGATGGCCCCTAAACGCCGCTGCACGCTGGGGCGTGAAACGGCACTTCAAAAATGCGTCTGGCGTGACGATTGGCTGTATTTGGCCCATGGCAGCGCCGTGCCAGCAGTGCATGTGCCCGCGCCCAAGGATGTGGAGCCGTTGAAACAGCCGGTTCGGATTGATTATTCCTTCGATCAGCCCGAGCTTCCGAAAGATTTCCAGTGGTTGCGCACGCCTGAGCCGGCACGCATCTTCTCGCTGACGGAGCGGTCGGGTGCTTTGCGGCTGATCGGGCGCGAAAGCATCGGTTCCTGGTTCGAACAGGCGCTTGTGGCGCGCAGGCAGGAGCACCACAGTTTCCGTGCAGAGACGGTTCTGGAGTTTGAGCCTGAAACCTATCAGCAGGCAGCAGGCCTCACTCACTATTATAACCGGCACAAGTTTCACGCGCTCGTCGTGACATGGCATGAGAAGCTTGGACGCGTGGTGACGATCTTCTCCTGCCCCGGTGACTTCCCGCATGCCCGCATGCAGTTTCCCATTGAAAGTGGAGTTGCCTTACCCGAGGGGCCTGTGCATCTCGCGATGGAAATTCGCGAGAACGACTTGCAATTCTTTTATCGTTTTTCGCAGGAGGCGGACTGGACGCCGATTGGTCCGCTTCTGGACGCGGGTGTCGTTTCCGATGAAGGCGGTCGAGGGGAGCACGGTTCCTTCACCGGAGCCTTTGCCGGCATGTTCGCGTTCGATGTGACAGGGCGCGCAAAGACCGCCGATTTCCTGAGTTTTTCCTACGAGTGCATCTAA
- a CDS encoding Gfo/Idh/MocA family protein produces the protein MTKELGVGIIGCGNISTTYLSLAPLFKGLKMLACADINSNAAQLRAEEYGVTAQTVDELLANDELDVIVNLTIPATHFSVSKAILEAGKHVYSEKPLVLSLQEGEELRALARAKNLAIGCAPDTFLGGSHQLARKTIDDGAVGRITSGTCHVMSPGMEMWHPNPGFFFLAGGGPILDLGPYYIANLINLIGPVKRVGALTSMANPTRTVTSQPLAGTQIPVETPTNIHALLEFQNGATITLSASWDVWSHRHANMELYGTEGSIYVPDPNFFGGKVETSGRNMDIQPLDMWDHPFAKDNQESPRGPRANYRTAGLADMAMALIEGRDARCSLDRALHGIDVMTSILKSGEEGRFIDMTTTCTQPAALGIDEALALLR, from the coding sequence ATGACCAAGGAACTCGGCGTCGGCATCATTGGATGCGGCAATATCTCGACCACCTACCTGTCGCTGGCCCCGCTCTTCAAGGGATTGAAGATGCTGGCTTGCGCAGACATCAACTCCAATGCAGCGCAACTACGCGCCGAGGAATATGGCGTGACGGCGCAGACCGTAGACGAGCTGCTGGCGAATGACGAACTGGACGTCATCGTCAACCTCACGATCCCGGCTACGCATTTTTCCGTTTCCAAGGCCATTCTGGAGGCGGGCAAGCACGTCTATTCCGAAAAGCCGCTCGTGCTCTCGCTGCAAGAGGGCGAAGAATTGCGGGCGCTTGCCAGGGCGAAGAACCTTGCGATCGGTTGCGCGCCGGACACCTTCCTGGGCGGGTCGCACCAGCTTGCGCGCAAGACGATAGACGATGGCGCGGTCGGGCGCATCACGTCCGGCACCTGCCATGTCATGAGCCCCGGCATGGAAATGTGGCATCCAAACCCCGGCTTCTTCTTCCTGGCCGGCGGTGGTCCCATTCTTGATCTCGGCCCGTACTACATTGCAAACCTCATCAACCTCATTGGACCGGTCAAACGCGTTGGTGCGCTGACATCTATGGCGAACCCGACCCGCACCGTTACCAGCCAGCCGCTGGCCGGAACCCAGATCCCCGTGGAAACGCCAACCAATATCCATGCGCTTCTGGAATTCCAGAATGGGGCGACCATCACCCTGTCGGCAAGCTGGGATGTGTGGTCTCACCGCCATGCCAATATGGAGCTCTATGGCACCGAGGGCTCCATCTATGTGCCGGACCCGAACTTCTTCGGCGGCAAGGTGGAAACATCCGGCCGCAACATGGATATCCAGCCGCTGGACATGTGGGACCACCCCTTCGCCAAGGACAATCAGGAAAGCCCGCGTGGCCCGCGCGCCAACTACCGGACCGCAGGCCTTGCCGACATGGCCATGGCATTGATCGAAGGCCGCGACGCGCGCTGCTCTCTGGACCGTGCCCTGCACGGCATCGATGTCATGACCTCGATCCTGAAATCAGGCGAGGAAGGGCGCTTCATCGATATGACGACCACCTGCACTCAGCCAGCAGCGCTCGGTATCGACGAGGCCTTGGCGCTTTTGCGGTAG